The following coding sequences lie in one Brevibacterium marinum genomic window:
- a CDS encoding ROK family protein: MTSRAEILAVAEGLSLGAGPAALAVDVGGTGMKAALFDAGGRIVDARTAPTPECTHSAATEVMDVIAGFHSAFADEHRDHPVTEAAVVIPGIVDEASGIGILSANLGWRNVAFRELLNERLNLDVTLSHDVRAAGRAEFDLVEDTPADAVMITIGTGIAAAIRVGGRLISSGGYAGEVGFTEVAVDTAEGLFRGPIEHIASASSIAKRYSQRSGTEVAGSLDVLDAVHAGDPIAHQVFAEAVEALAAMCAQIAAVVAPATIVLGGGLSGADELLDGVAAGLESRLDVHRMPSVRRAGLGPVAGLIGAGLLTRDVA; this comes from the coding sequence ATGACCTCGCGCGCAGAGATCCTCGCCGTCGCCGAAGGGCTGAGCCTCGGGGCCGGGCCCGCGGCGCTCGCCGTCGACGTCGGCGGCACCGGCATGAAGGCCGCACTGTTCGACGCGGGAGGGCGCATCGTCGACGCCCGGACGGCTCCGACCCCGGAGTGCACACACAGCGCTGCGACGGAGGTCATGGACGTCATCGCCGGCTTCCACTCCGCCTTCGCCGACGAACATCGGGACCATCCCGTCACCGAGGCGGCCGTGGTCATCCCCGGGATCGTCGACGAGGCCAGCGGCATCGGAATCCTGTCAGCCAACCTCGGGTGGCGCAACGTCGCCTTCCGAGAGCTGCTGAACGAGAGGCTGAACCTGGACGTGACCCTCTCCCATGACGTGCGGGCGGCCGGGAGGGCCGAATTCGACCTGGTCGAGGACACTCCCGCCGATGCGGTGATGATCACCATCGGCACCGGCATCGCTGCGGCCATCCGCGTCGGCGGTCGGCTGATCTCATCCGGCGGCTACGCGGGAGAGGTGGGCTTCACCGAGGTCGCCGTCGACACCGCCGAGGGCCTGTTCCGCGGACCGATCGAGCACATCGCCTCGGCGTCGTCGATCGCCAAACGATATTCGCAGCGCAGCGGGACCGAGGTCGCCGGTTCACTCGACGTCCTCGACGCAGTGCATGCCGGCGACCCGATCGCCCATCAGGTGTTCGCCGAGGCGGTCGAGGCACTGGCGGCGATGTGTGCACAGATCGCCGCGGTCGTGGCACCGGCGACGATCGTGCTCGGCGGCGGTCTGAGCGGGGCCGACGAGCTGCTCGACGGAGTCGCGGCGGGACTGGAGTCCCGTTTGGACGTCCACCGGATGCCGAGCGTCCGCCGCGCAGGACTGGGTCCCGTGGCCGGGCTCATCGGTGCCGGTCTGCTGACCAGGGATGTGGCATGA
- a CDS encoding SIS domain-containing protein has translation MSVLGEFMAQELRSQPETWERTLNVDFPASALPQDGERIAVIGCGSSWFGGQVFASLRETLGRGETDAFTASEFPAHRDYDRIIAISRSGTTTEVVDALERLGASTPVTALVGAVDSPIATRATDAVALDFADERSVVQTRFATSVIAAMRSWLGQTDQMETAIRDAESVLAGVSPDFSAAEANVIDEELIAAEQFSFLGLGWTWGLANEAALKLRESAQAWTESYSSMEYRHGPIAIAAPGRVTWQIGDVPAGLREQVEATGARFLASDRDPLAELVRVHALALVRARRLGVDPDRPRSLSRSVVLDG, from the coding sequence ATGTCGGTCCTTGGTGAGTTCATGGCACAGGAGCTGCGAAGCCAGCCGGAGACGTGGGAGAGGACCCTGAACGTCGACTTCCCCGCCTCGGCGCTGCCACAGGACGGAGAGCGGATCGCGGTCATCGGCTGCGGATCCTCCTGGTTCGGCGGTCAGGTGTTCGCCTCACTGAGGGAGACGCTGGGCAGAGGCGAAACCGATGCCTTCACCGCCAGCGAGTTCCCCGCCCATCGCGACTACGACCGCATCATCGCCATCTCCCGGTCCGGCACCACCACCGAGGTCGTCGACGCACTCGAACGCCTCGGTGCAAGCACCCCGGTCACCGCCCTCGTCGGCGCCGTCGACTCGCCGATCGCCACGCGCGCCACTGACGCCGTCGCACTCGACTTCGCCGATGAGCGCTCCGTCGTCCAAACCAGGTTCGCCACCTCGGTGATCGCCGCCATGCGCTCCTGGCTGGGTCAGACAGATCAGATGGAGACCGCGATCCGGGACGCGGAGTCCGTCTTGGCCGGCGTCTCACCGGACTTCTCCGCAGCCGAGGCGAACGTCATCGACGAGGAGCTCATCGCCGCCGAGCAGTTCAGCTTCCTGGGCCTCGGGTGGACATGGGGCCTGGCGAACGAGGCCGCGCTGAAGCTGCGTGAATCCGCGCAGGCCTGGACAGAGTCGTACTCGTCGATGGAATACCGCCACGGCCCCATCGCCATCGCCGCCCCCGGCCGGGTGACCTGGCAGATCGGTGACGTCCCGGCGGGATTGCGGGAACAGGTCGAGGCCACCGGCGCACGATTCCTCGCATCCGACCGCGATCCGCTGGCCGAGCTCGTGCGTGTCCACGCACTCGCACTCGTCAGGGCCCGTCGGCTGGGCGTCGACCCCGACCGTCCGCGCTCCCTGAGCCGCTCCGTGGTCCTGGACGGATGA
- a CDS encoding S9 family peptidase, with protein MTTDDAVNTLLDARRLQGLLTDRSDRVIARYSSLDAEGSSYITHLADISGESPRRITRGHQSIGPAALSDSGTILFAAKRTGTDGKDSESPSLWALPRTGEARKLADHEGGFSRIELEAETLVVQVPVHTWAENEDEHQTLSRERREAKVSGILHSGFPIRRWDHDLGPGRETLAVADLRTIPDDFDEELVPNSSSSGEGSPTAEPAALNFRHLWLPPGRLVDWAVDEAAHFVLVQVEKPIPGQLEASEIWQIDLHGHIAARRLIDAAADHAYGIDAISPDGTRALLTREQFWTSTQNLSATLEVLDLESGSLSPVWPDADHWFDPIWADDSTIVAAADDHGRGSVFIGDVNDDQPRRLVGGAGQKYAFSGLQLQGLSVVATASAIDVAPLPIAIDLVSGQISELANPATVIDEYGPLAEVAAEGDDGTAVRAWLALPDGEGPFPLVVFAHGGPWGSWNSWTYRWNPGPFTAAGYAVLLPDPAISTGYGQSMIDRGQQELGGAPFTDILALADAAVARPDIDAEATALAGGSYGGYMANWVAGHTSERFNCIVTHASLWNTTSMGRTTDNASWDVAMRKQSGTYSPHLFADRIEVPMLVIHGDKDYRVPIGQGQELWYDLLSRSKTPLDENGLTQHRFLYFPDEGHWVAGRGNAEVWYRTVLAFLDKHVLGIDAERARTLG; from the coding sequence ATGACAACCGATGACGCTGTGAACACCCTCCTCGATGCCCGACGGCTGCAGGGCCTCCTGACCGACCGGAGCGATCGTGTGATCGCCCGATACTCCTCCCTCGACGCCGAGGGCAGTTCCTACATCACCCACCTCGCCGACATCAGCGGCGAGAGCCCGCGACGCATCACCCGCGGCCATCAGTCCATCGGCCCTGCCGCGCTCAGCGACAGCGGAACGATCCTCTTTGCGGCCAAACGCACCGGAACCGACGGCAAAGACTCCGAGAGTCCGAGCCTGTGGGCGCTGCCTCGGACGGGGGAAGCCCGCAAGCTCGCAGACCACGAAGGCGGATTCTCCCGAATCGAACTCGAGGCCGAGACCCTCGTCGTCCAGGTCCCCGTCCACACCTGGGCCGAGAACGAAGACGAACATCAGACCCTCAGCCGAGAACGCCGAGAGGCCAAGGTCAGCGGCATCCTGCACTCCGGGTTCCCCATCCGCCGCTGGGACCATGACCTCGGCCCGGGCCGCGAGACCCTCGCGGTCGCCGACCTGAGAACGATCCCCGATGACTTCGACGAGGAACTCGTCCCGAACTCGTCTTCCAGCGGCGAGGGATCGCCCACCGCTGAACCCGCGGCGCTGAACTTCCGCCATCTCTGGCTGCCGCCCGGCCGCCTCGTCGACTGGGCCGTCGATGAGGCGGCGCATTTCGTCCTCGTCCAGGTCGAGAAGCCGATCCCCGGACAGCTCGAGGCCAGCGAGATCTGGCAGATCGACCTGCACGGACACATCGCAGCCCGTCGACTGATCGACGCCGCCGCCGATCACGCCTACGGCATCGACGCCATCAGCCCCGACGGCACCCGGGCCCTACTCACGCGCGAGCAGTTCTGGACATCGACGCAGAACCTGTCCGCGACGCTCGAGGTCCTCGACCTCGAATCGGGATCGCTGAGCCCTGTGTGGCCCGATGCCGACCACTGGTTCGACCCCATCTGGGCCGACGACTCGACGATCGTGGCCGCCGCGGACGACCACGGTCGCGGCAGCGTCTTCATCGGCGACGTCAACGACGATCAGCCTCGGCGACTGGTGGGCGGTGCCGGGCAGAAATATGCGTTCTCGGGACTGCAGCTGCAGGGTCTGTCGGTCGTGGCGACCGCCTCGGCGATCGACGTCGCACCGCTGCCCATCGCCATCGACCTGGTCTCGGGCCAGATCAGTGAGCTCGCGAACCCCGCGACCGTCATCGACGAATACGGTCCCCTCGCCGAGGTGGCCGCCGAGGGTGACGACGGCACCGCGGTGCGCGCCTGGTTGGCCCTGCCCGACGGGGAGGGACCGTTCCCGCTCGTCGTCTTCGCCCACGGCGGCCCCTGGGGATCGTGGAACTCCTGGACGTACCGGTGGAATCCGGGACCGTTCACCGCCGCCGGATACGCGGTGCTGCTGCCGGATCCGGCGATCTCGACCGGCTACGGCCAGTCGATGATCGACCGCGGCCAGCAGGAGTTGGGCGGCGCGCCGTTCACAGACATCCTCGCGTTGGCGGACGCGGCGGTCGCACGGCCCGACATCGATGCCGAGGCCACCGCTCTGGCCGGCGGGTCCTACGGCGGGTACATGGCCAACTGGGTGGCCGGGCACACGAGCGAACGGTTCAACTGCATCGTCACCCACGCCTCCCTGTGGAACACCACGTCGATGGGTCGGACCACGGACAACGCCTCCTGGGACGTGGCCATGCGGAAGCAGTCGGGGACATACTCGCCGCACCTGTTCGCCGACCGGATCGAGGTTCCGATGCTCGTCATCCACGGCGACAAGGACTACCGTGTGCCGATCGGACAGGGTCAGGAACTCTGGTACGACCTGCTGAGCCGGTCGAAGACGCCATTGGACGAGAACGGACTCACCCAGCACCGCTTCCTCTACTTCCCCGACGAGGGCCACTGGGTGGCCGGTCGCGGCAACGCAGAGGTCTGGTACCGCACAGTGCTGGCCTTCCTCGACAAGCACGTCCTCGGCATCGACGCCGAGCGTGCCCGCACCCTCGGATGA
- a CDS encoding sensor histidine kinase, producing MTNFLVVEVQIWLFLLLLFLVLAGLAIGAYFAWRHLRRREAALRESIETAASEDSLAKRNRMLIRLDHELKNPLTALRTSAASIRDVVAEGGTISEVESSAKQVDVSSRRVARLLADLRRLADVETRIIDYSRVDLDGLIHQAVEDASTAPGAEDRMIVATVARAPWRLPDVAGEEDLLLTAILNLLGNALKYSSQAEVVELRANEQIIDSHRWVVVEVADTGSGIPLTEQEQVWDELSRGSRVRAVAGSGMGLSLVRAIVTRHGGSVQLFSQEGVGTSVRMVLPVLGDAAQVTVPPMDEQGAHAAAGSHPVQPVQLPDSGQSPGFVPPRAPNEAELQGRILGTPRRTSKRRLERVDGNLVNRTTGESVSGGFPPDSGQQSQFKPGPGTVRGPAGPQSGPVPGQQYGSQPGSQQFGGHPGPQQYGGQPGQQHAWPPHPPQPQQAPMQPPRQPDSGQPGSAQFAPGWPDSEQRRQIREDPRTGNEP from the coding sequence ATGACGAACTTTCTGGTCGTCGAAGTCCAGATCTGGCTGTTCCTGCTTCTGCTGTTCCTCGTGCTGGCAGGCCTGGCCATCGGCGCATACTTCGCGTGGAGACACCTGCGCAGGCGTGAGGCCGCGCTGCGTGAGTCGATCGAGACGGCCGCGAGCGAGGACTCGCTGGCCAAACGCAACCGGATGCTCATCCGCCTCGACCATGAGCTGAAGAATCCGCTCACCGCACTGCGGACCTCGGCCGCGAGCATCCGCGACGTCGTCGCCGAGGGCGGCACGATCTCCGAGGTCGAATCCTCGGCCAAACAGGTCGACGTCTCCTCGCGCAGGGTGGCACGCCTCTTGGCCGATCTGCGCAGACTCGCCGACGTCGAGACCCGCATCATCGACTACTCCCGGGTCGACCTCGACGGGCTCATCCACCAGGCCGTCGAGGACGCATCGACGGCACCGGGCGCCGAGGACCGCATGATCGTGGCCACGGTCGCCCGCGCCCCTTGGCGTCTGCCCGACGTCGCCGGTGAGGAGGATCTGCTGCTCACCGCCATCCTCAACCTGCTGGGGAACGCTCTCAAATACTCTTCCCAGGCCGAGGTCGTCGAACTGCGTGCCAATGAGCAGATCATCGACAGCCACCGGTGGGTCGTCGTCGAGGTCGCCGACACCGGCAGCGGCATTCCGCTGACCGAGCAGGAGCAGGTGTGGGACGAACTCTCCCGCGGCTCCCGCGTTCGCGCCGTAGCGGGCTCGGGCATGGGCCTGTCCCTGGTCCGCGCGATCGTGACCCGCCACGGCGGCTCGGTGCAGCTGTTCAGCCAGGAGGGAGTGGGCACCTCGGTCCGCATGGTGCTTCCCGTCCTCGGCGATGCCGCGCAGGTGACGGTGCCGCCGATGGACGAACAGGGTGCTCACGCCGCTGCCGGATCGCATCCCGTCCAGCCGGTGCAGCTACCCGACTCCGGTCAGAGTCCCGGCTTCGTTCCGCCCCGAGCGCCCAATGAGGCCGAGCTGCAGGGGCGCATCCTCGGCACCCCGCGGCGCACCTCGAAACGGCGCCTCGAACGCGTCGACGGAAACCTCGTCAACCGCACGACCGGCGAATCGGTCAGCGGCGGATTCCCACCGGACTCCGGTCAGCAATCCCAATTCAAACCCGGCCCGGGCACGGTTCGCGGACCTGCCGGCCCGCAGTCAGGTCCGGTGCCCGGACAGCAGTACGGCAGCCAACCCGGGTCACAGCAGTTCGGCGGTCACCCCGGGCCCCAGCAGTACGGCGGCCAACCCGGACAGCAGCACGCCTGGCCGCCGCATCCTCCGCAACCTCAGCAGGCGCCGATGCAGCCACCTCGGCAGCCCGATTCCGGGCAGCCCGGCTCCGCGCAATTCGCGCCCGGGTGGCCCGACTCGGAGCAGCGGCGACAGATCCGTGAGGATCCGCGCACGGGGAACGAACCGTGA
- a CDS encoding class II fructose-bisphosphate aldolase encodes MTRATTIDLLRTADAALGAFNVIHLESAEAIATGAERAGEPVIMQISENCVRYHGSLAPIAHATMAIAESARVPIAVHLDHARDTELVHEAIGLGFDSVMYDGAHLSVDENRATTAEVVRRAHARGVGVEAELGEIGGKDGAHAPGVRTDPREAADFVAATGVDALAVAVGSSHAMVERTSRLDLDLIAELAATLPVPLVLHGSSGLADDEIRRAVAAGMAKINISTHLNKVFTASVRAVLRDHPELVDSRKYIASAREEFASESARLIRTLAAADSCHCPGEDRD; translated from the coding sequence ATGACCAGAGCCACCACGATCGACCTTCTGAGAACAGCCGACGCGGCTCTCGGAGCCTTCAACGTCATCCACCTCGAGTCGGCCGAGGCGATCGCCACCGGGGCGGAACGGGCGGGAGAGCCGGTGATCATGCAGATCTCCGAGAACTGCGTGCGCTATCACGGCAGCCTGGCTCCGATCGCTCACGCCACGATGGCCATCGCGGAATCCGCGCGCGTGCCGATCGCCGTCCACCTCGACCACGCGAGAGACACCGAGCTCGTCCACGAGGCCATCGGTCTCGGCTTCGACTCCGTGATGTACGACGGCGCGCACCTGAGCGTCGACGAGAACCGCGCCACCACCGCCGAGGTCGTCCGCCGTGCCCATGCCCGCGGAGTCGGCGTCGAGGCGGAGCTGGGCGAGATCGGCGGCAAGGACGGGGCGCACGCCCCCGGGGTGCGCACCGACCCGCGGGAAGCCGCGGACTTCGTCGCCGCCACGGGGGTCGACGCTCTGGCCGTGGCGGTCGGCAGCTCGCACGCGATGGTCGAGCGGACCAGCAGGCTCGACCTCGACCTCATCGCCGAGCTCGCCGCGACGCTGCCGGTGCCGCTGGTGCTGCACGGGTCCTCCGGTCTCGCCGACGACGAGATCCGCCGAGCGGTGGCGGCGGGCATGGCCAAGATCAACATCTCCACCCACCTCAACAAGGTCTTCACCGCCTCCGTGCGCGCAGTCCTGAGGGACCATCCCGAACTGGTCGACTCACGGAAGTACATCGCAAGCGCCCGGGAGGAATTCGCGAGCGAGTCGGCACGCCTGATCCGGACTCTGGCCGCCGCCGATTCTTGCCATTGCCCCGGTGAGGACCGAGACTGA
- a CDS encoding sugar porter family MFS transporter, whose translation MAFLTDLRRAPRLVIIVAFAAIALGITYGYDISNIAGALLFLETDLGLGNAELGGLATAVVIGQIIGALFGGSLSNRIGRKKTMFVIAAGYILFSVISGLAPGYLTLLLARLLLGVSIGIALAVVPVFIAESSPTNVRGGLLVAYQVTTVIGIVAGYLVCWGLALIESWRLMLGLAALPALIVLILLLRTRETPHWLMLKGREDEAATALVALEPDRDIDHEITLIRSELQQDSGRLVDMFRGHLLKATMFVIGLGFFIQITGINATIYYAPSIFESMGFEGYGSLLGIPAIVQTFALVAVIVSMFIVDRLGRRPVLLTGIGIMIVSTLVLVLVFTLGGEAGSTQWGTIVGVIGIIAFTMGYTFGFGSLVWVYAGETFPSKYRALGASLMLTSDLVANAIVAQFFPNLLDLIGGAGVFGVFGVLTVLAFLFVFRFAPETKDRDLTEISAYWANGAKWPTDVRQS comes from the coding sequence ATGGCTTTTCTCACCGACCTCAGACGAGCACCCAGGCTTGTCATCATCGTCGCCTTCGCCGCGATCGCCCTCGGCATCACCTACGGCTACGACATCTCCAACATCGCCGGCGCACTGCTCTTCCTCGAGACCGACCTCGGACTGGGCAATGCCGAGCTCGGCGGGCTCGCGACCGCCGTCGTCATCGGTCAGATCATCGGTGCCCTCTTCGGCGGTTCCCTGTCGAATCGCATTGGCCGCAAGAAGACGATGTTCGTCATCGCGGCCGGCTACATCCTCTTCTCCGTGATCTCCGGACTGGCCCCCGGCTATCTGACCCTGCTGCTGGCGCGTCTGCTCCTGGGAGTCTCGATCGGCATCGCCCTGGCCGTCGTGCCGGTCTTCATCGCCGAATCGTCACCGACGAACGTGCGCGGCGGACTGCTCGTGGCCTACCAGGTCACCACGGTGATCGGCATCGTCGCCGGCTACCTCGTGTGCTGGGGCCTGGCCCTCATCGAGTCCTGGAGACTGATGCTGGGACTGGCGGCCTTGCCCGCGCTCATCGTCCTCATCCTGCTGCTGCGGACCCGCGAGACTCCGCACTGGCTCATGCTCAAGGGCCGGGAGGACGAGGCCGCGACCGCTCTCGTCGCCCTCGAACCCGATCGCGACATCGACCATGAGATCACACTGATCAGGAGCGAGCTCCAGCAGGACAGCGGCCGCCTCGTCGACATGTTCCGGGGGCATCTGCTCAAGGCCACGATGTTCGTCATCGGCCTGGGCTTCTTCATCCAGATCACCGGCATCAACGCCACCATCTACTACGCCCCGTCGATCTTCGAGTCGATGGGATTCGAAGGCTACGGTTCGCTCCTGGGCATACCCGCCATCGTGCAGACCTTCGCCCTCGTCGCCGTCATCGTGTCGATGTTCATCGTCGACCGCCTCGGCCGCCGTCCGGTGCTGCTGACGGGAATCGGCATCATGATCGTCTCGACACTCGTGCTCGTGCTCGTCTTCACCCTCGGCGGGGAGGCCGGCAGCACCCAGTGGGGCACGATCGTCGGAGTCATCGGCATCATCGCCTTCACCATGGGCTACACCTTCGGATTCGGCTCTCTCGTGTGGGTCTACGCGGGTGAGACCTTCCCCTCGAAGTATCGGGCGCTGGGCGCCTCACTGATGCTGACCTCCGACCTCGTGGCCAATGCGATCGTGGCGCAGTTCTTCCCCAACCTGCTCGACCTCATCGGTGGCGCCGGCGTCTTCGGCGTCTTCGGCGTGCTGACCGTGCTGGCGTTCCTCTTCGTCTTCCGCTTCGCGCCCGAGACCAAGGACCGGGATCTGACCGAGATCTCAGCGTACTGGGCCAACGGCGCGAAGTGGCCGACCGACGTCAGGCAGTCGTGA
- a CDS encoding 1-phosphofructokinase family hexose kinase, with protein MTGGDTSRVGAVVDTARVDTVRDTADDPHERPAPDVITVTLSPARDITISTQHLDPGRSHRIDPAAGRLGGKGINVARVLASIGTAAYVQGPVSREHWPESDGRRCADSSTDIEPVWDLTPSSTRLRCSYAVVEESGRATVLNERAPAQTPTVWTALTETIMRRLRETSVSVLVISGSTPADCPDDFHAGLVGAAHAAGVSVIVDTSGPALLTAARAGADWVKPNDEELKELFAHEDATTSARELVGLGAHRVLVSRGEAGMVLVDGNGTRWSARLRRVLRGNPTGAGDAAVAALAHHLVESPDSGWMSEGSVRDMVALSASAVLMPQAGRIHPDWKNLRTDVSLERA; from the coding sequence ATGACCGGCGGCGACACGTCGCGCGTCGGTGCTGTCGTTGACACGGCGCGCGTCGACACCGTCCGCGACACGGCCGACGATCCGCATGAGCGGCCTGCACCCGACGTGATCACCGTGACGCTCAGCCCCGCCCGGGACATCACCATCTCCACGCAGCACCTGGACCCGGGCCGCTCGCACCGGATCGACCCCGCAGCGGGCAGGCTCGGGGGCAAGGGGATCAACGTGGCCAGGGTGCTCGCAAGCATCGGCACCGCCGCCTACGTACAGGGTCCCGTCTCCCGCGAACACTGGCCCGAATCCGACGGCAGACGGTGCGCGGACAGCTCGACCGACATCGAACCGGTGTGGGACCTGACCCCGAGCTCGACGCGACTGCGCTGCAGCTATGCCGTCGTCGAGGAATCGGGACGCGCCACCGTGCTCAACGAACGAGCCCCGGCACAGACGCCCACGGTCTGGACGGCACTGACCGAGACCATCATGCGGCGCCTGCGCGAGACGTCTGTGTCCGTTCTCGTGATCTCGGGCTCCACCCCCGCAGACTGCCCGGACGACTTCCACGCGGGGCTCGTGGGGGCCGCACACGCGGCCGGAGTCAGCGTCATCGTCGACACCTCCGGCCCCGCACTGCTCACCGCCGCACGAGCGGGCGCCGACTGGGTCAAACCCAACGACGAGGAGCTGAAGGAGCTGTTCGCACACGAGGATGCGACCACCTCGGCGAGGGAACTCGTCGGACTGGGCGCCCACCGCGTCCTCGTCTCCCGCGGTGAGGCCGGCATGGTCCTCGTCGACGGGAACGGCACTCGATGGAGTGCGCGACTGCGGCGGGTCCTGCGGGGCAATCCCACCGGGGCGGGCGACGCAGCGGTGGCGGCCCTGGCTCATCACCTGGTCGAATCACCCGACTCGGGGTGGATGAGCGAGGGTTCCGTCCGCGACATGGTCGCGCTCTCGGCCTCCGCGGTCCTCATGCCCCAAGCCGGCCGGATCCACCCCGACTGGAAGAACCTGAGAACAGACGTCAGCTTGGAGCGAGCATGA